The following proteins come from a genomic window of Candidatus Peregrinibacteria bacterium:
- a CDS encoding bifunctional phosphoribosyl-AMP cyclohydrolase/phosphoribosyl-ATP diphosphatase HisIE, whose translation MTKNITTNADFSKNSGLLPAIIQDSVTREVLMLGYMNREALEKSFETKKVWFFSRSKNRLWMKGEESGNILEFQDAKLDCDNDTILIQAIPKGPTCHTGTSSCFGENKKSNIFFLEYLFELLQDRKKKLPKNSYTAELFQSGLKRICEKVEEESGEVIEAAKNETSQRIIEESADLIFHLLVLLSEKDITIQQVVEELKKRH comes from the coding sequence ATGACAAAAAATATCACCACAAACGCTGACTTCTCCAAAAACTCCGGTCTTCTTCCTGCGATCATTCAGGATTCCGTGACACGCGAAGTTCTCATGCTCGGATATATGAATCGGGAAGCTCTCGAAAAAAGTTTTGAAACAAAGAAAGTGTGGTTTTTCAGTCGTTCCAAAAATCGTCTGTGGATGAAAGGCGAAGAAAGCGGAAACATTCTCGAATTTCAGGATGCAAAACTCGATTGTGATAACGACACAATTTTAATTCAGGCAATTCCAAAAGGACCAACATGCCACACAGGAACTTCTTCATGCTTCGGAGAAAATAAAAAATCCAATATTTTCTTTCTCGAATATCTCTTTGAACTTCTTCAAGATCGGAAAAAAAAACTTCCGAAAAATTCATATACTGCAGAACTCTTTCAATCTGGACTGAAACGAATTTGTGAAAAAGTGGAAGAAGAAAGTGGAGAAGTTATTGAAGCCGCGAAGAATGAAACTTCGCAAAGAATAATTGAAGAATCAGCGGATCTAATTTTCCACCTTCTCGTGCTTCTTTCAGAGAAAGATATAACGATTCAGCAAGTTGTGGAAGAGCTGAAAAAAAGACATTGA
- the hisF gene encoding imidazole glycerol phosphate synthase subunit HisF, which translates to MIAIVNYNAGNIASLENALTKLGIKYVVTSDPKVIQKASKVIFPGQGRASQAMKELKKQKLVEVIRQIKVPFLGICLGMQILFEFSEEDDTKCLRILPGKVKKFRSKQLKIPQMGWNRVAFMQDDPIFNGIQSNEFFYFANSYYVDRNNEFVLGKGNYGTEFSAILRKDNFYGVQFHPEKSGSLGMKLLKNFCRLPLLSFPRKRESQLSDISKIPSKYCMEKDSKPFEILPAIDFLDGKCVRLLQGDYNKVTKYSDNRLEIAKQFASDGATGIHIIDLNGARDGKPMNFEIIKEIKKITRIMVQAGGGIRTFEDAKKFLKNGIDRIILGTSAIKNPGLIKKLVREFGTERIVVSVDAKNGMIATDGWKNLMNIPFSDFLVALKSFGIKIIIFTDILRDGMMNGPNFESIEKVLRSGFEVIVAGGISFEKDVEKIRRMGARGVVIGKAVYEGKINLQAVSDQQSAISNKYKTQSTKYKKSICNSSFVIRNSFAKRVIACMDIDKGRIVKGTNFTNLRDAGDPVELAKMYSKMGIDELVFLDITATNEKRKTLLELVKKVAKEIHIPFTVGGGIQSLDDIRDILKAGADKVSIGSVAVKNPELIRKAAREFGSQAIVISVDPKKSGKKWEIYINGGRENTGIDAIQFSKQMEKLGAGELLVNSLDRDGTKLGYDLELLQRVSENVNIPVIASSGAGTKKHFLEAFTKGKADAALAASLFHFRELEISDLKKYLRVKRIPLRI; encoded by the coding sequence ATGATCGCTATCGTTAACTACAACGCCGGCAACATTGCATCACTGGAAAACGCTCTTACAAAGCTCGGAATAAAATATGTCGTAACATCTGATCCAAAGGTAATTCAAAAAGCTTCAAAAGTAATTTTTCCGGGTCAAGGAAGAGCTTCACAAGCAATGAAAGAACTGAAAAAGCAAAAACTTGTCGAAGTGATTCGACAAATAAAAGTTCCCTTCCTCGGAATTTGTCTCGGAATGCAAATTCTCTTTGAATTTTCTGAAGAAGATGATACGAAGTGCCTCAGAATTCTTCCGGGAAAAGTAAAGAAGTTTCGATCAAAACAATTAAAAATTCCACAAATGGGATGGAATCGAGTGGCGTTCATGCAAGATGATCCGATTTTCAATGGAATTCAAAGTAATGAATTTTTTTACTTTGCCAATTCTTATTACGTCGACAGGAACAATGAATTTGTTCTTGGAAAAGGAAATTATGGAACTGAATTTTCTGCAATACTTCGAAAAGACAATTTTTATGGAGTGCAATTTCACCCGGAAAAATCAGGTTCTCTCGGAATGAAACTTCTCAAAAACTTCTGTCGACTTCCTCTTTTGTCATTCCCGCGGAAGCGGGAATCTCAATTGTCAGATATATCGAAAATACCATCAAAATATTGTATGGAAAAAGATTCTAAACCTTTTGAAATTCTTCCAGCAATCGATTTTCTCGATGGAAAGTGTGTTCGACTTCTTCAAGGCGATTATAACAAAGTGACGAAGTATTCAGACAATCGGTTAGAAATCGCAAAACAGTTCGCATCCGACGGCGCTACTGGAATTCACATTATTGATCTCAATGGAGCAAGAGATGGAAAACCAATGAACTTCGAAATCATTAAAGAAATCAAGAAAATCACACGAATCATGGTTCAAGCAGGAGGAGGAATTCGCACATTTGAGGATGCAAAGAAATTCTTAAAAAATGGAATTGATCGCATAATTCTGGGAACTTCTGCAATTAAAAATCCAGGATTGATCAAAAAATTAGTTCGTGAATTTGGTACTGAGAGAATTGTCGTTTCAGTGGATGCAAAAAATGGAATGATCGCAACAGATGGATGGAAAAACTTAATGAATATTCCCTTCTCCGATTTCTTAGTAGCACTCAAATCTTTTGGCATCAAAATTATTATCTTCACGGATATTCTTCGAGATGGAATGATGAATGGACCGAATTTTGAAAGTATCGAAAAAGTTTTACGGTCAGGATTCGAAGTGATTGTTGCTGGTGGAATTTCATTTGAAAAAGATGTCGAGAAGATTCGACGAATGGGCGCAAGAGGTGTCGTGATTGGGAAAGCGGTGTATGAAGGAAAAATAAATTTACAAGCCGTCAGCGATCAGCAGTCAGCAATAAGCAATAAGTACAAAACACAAAGTACAAAATACAAAAAATCAATTTGTAATTCGTCATTCGTAATTCGTAATTCATTCGCGAAGCGAGTAATAGCCTGCATGGACATCGACAAAGGAAGAATTGTCAAAGGCACAAATTTTACAAATTTGCGAGATGCGGGGGATCCTGTCGAACTCGCAAAAATGTATTCAAAAATGGGAATTGATGAACTCGTTTTTCTCGACATTACCGCGACAAATGAAAAACGAAAAACTCTTCTGGAACTTGTGAAAAAAGTGGCAAAAGAAATACATATTCCTTTCACCGTTGGCGGAGGAATTCAAAGTCTCGATGATATCAGAGACATCCTCAAAGCTGGTGCAGATAAAGTTTCCATTGGTTCTGTCGCTGTCAAAAATCCAGAACTTATTCGAAAAGCAGCTCGAGAATTTGGTTCACAGGCAATTGTAATTTCCGTCGATCCAAAAAAATCAGGGAAAAAATGGGAAATATATATCAACGGCGGACGAGAAAATACAGGAATCGATGCAATTCAATTCTCGAAACAAATGGAAAAACTTGGCGCTGGTGAACTTCTCGTGAATTCACTGGACCGAGACGGAACAAAACTCGGATATGATCTCGAACTTCTTCAGAGAGTTTCAGAGAATGTGAATATTCCGGTAATTGCTTCCAGCGGAGCAGGAACAAAAAAACATTTCCTCGAAGCATTTACAAAAGGAAAAGCCGATGCTGCTCTCGCAGCAAGTTTATTCCATTTTCGAGAACTCGAAATTTCTGATCTGAAAAAATATCTTCGTGTAAAGAGAATTCCTCTTCGAATATAA